One genomic window of Streptomyces sp. NBC_00237 includes the following:
- a CDS encoding PTS sugar transporter subunit IIA — MSALTDLLPSEAIRLDAHATDWKQAVRDAGELLVATGTSTAAYTAEMIRNVEENGPYIVIAPGFAFAHARPSPAVLRTGMSWVRLAEPVDFGHETNDPVTLVVALAAKDAAAHTAAMASLARLLGDPETSRALHEAATPQALHAVLAGQEDVRTPQKGAPAAPAGRAAAPGMHKILTVCGNGVGTSLFLKNTLEQVLDRWNWSRYVNVEATDTISAKGKASEAVAILTSREIARTLGDVGVPVKVVEDFTSTTEVDGVLRDTYDV, encoded by the coding sequence ATGTCGGCATTGACTGATCTCCTTCCGTCAGAAGCGATACGACTCGACGCCCATGCGACGGACTGGAAGCAGGCGGTCCGGGACGCGGGCGAGCTCCTCGTCGCCACCGGCACCTCCACCGCCGCGTACACGGCGGAGATGATCCGGAATGTGGAGGAGAACGGTCCGTACATCGTCATCGCCCCGGGTTTCGCGTTTGCGCACGCCCGCCCGTCGCCCGCCGTACTGCGAACCGGAATGTCCTGGGTGCGCCTCGCGGAGCCCGTCGATTTCGGGCACGAGACCAACGACCCGGTGACCCTGGTGGTCGCCCTCGCCGCGAAGGACGCCGCCGCGCACACCGCCGCGATGGCCTCCCTGGCCCGCCTCCTGGGCGACCCGGAGACCTCGCGCGCCCTGCACGAAGCGGCTACGCCACAGGCATTGCACGCCGTGCTCGCCGGGCAGGAGGACGTACGCACTCCGCAGAAGGGGGCACCCGCCGCACCTGCGGGACGCGCCGCCGCACCCGGCATGCACAAGATCCTCACCGTCTGCGGCAACGGCGTCGGCACCAGCCTCTTCCTGAAGAACACCCTGGAACAGGTCCTGGACCGCTGGAACTGGTCGAGGTACGTGAACGTCGAGGCCACCGACACCATCTCCGCCAAGGGCAAGGCGTCCGAGGCCGTCGCGATCCTCACCTCGCGCGAGATCGCCCGCACGCTCGGCGACGTGGGCGTGCCGGTCAAGGTCGTCGAGGACTTCACCAGTACGACCGAGGTCGACGGCGTACTCCGCGACACCTACGACGTCTGA
- a CDS encoding glutamate--cysteine ligase yields MRSVGVEEELLLVDSDGTPRAVSGVVLAALPDGSTLEKELHREQLEIATRPRTTIEGLAEEVRRWRGEAAAGARRAGAELAALATSPLPVNPSINSGDRYRRLEEEFGLTALEQLTCGCHVHVSVDSDEEGVAVLDRIQPWLPALVALSANSPYWQGRDTRYASYRSRVWGRWPSTGATEHFGSAENYHRLVQGMLATGTLLDEGMIYFDARLSRHYPTVEVRVPDVCLEADDTVLIAALVRALVETAAREWAEGGPADDTGVGLLRLASWRAARSGLCGELVDPSTLTPASAETVVRALLTHVSEALRDSGDMELVKEHLEVLLERGNGAHVQRELLRRTGSLRGVVEECARRTVA; encoded by the coding sequence GTGCGCAGTGTGGGAGTGGAAGAGGAACTGTTACTGGTCGACAGCGACGGGACGCCGAGGGCGGTGTCCGGGGTCGTCCTGGCCGCGCTGCCCGACGGCTCCACGCTGGAGAAGGAACTGCACCGCGAGCAGTTGGAGATCGCGACCCGGCCGCGCACCACCATCGAAGGGCTGGCCGAGGAGGTACGGCGCTGGCGCGGGGAGGCGGCGGCCGGTGCGCGACGGGCGGGAGCGGAACTCGCGGCGCTCGCCACGTCCCCTCTCCCGGTGAACCCGTCCATCAACTCCGGGGACCGCTACCGGCGGCTGGAGGAGGAGTTCGGGCTGACCGCGCTGGAGCAGCTGACGTGCGGCTGCCATGTGCACGTGTCCGTGGACTCCGACGAGGAGGGGGTGGCCGTGCTCGACCGGATACAGCCGTGGCTGCCCGCGCTCGTGGCACTGAGCGCGAACTCGCCGTACTGGCAGGGCAGGGACACCCGGTACGCCTCCTACCGGAGCCGGGTGTGGGGGCGGTGGCCGTCCACGGGGGCCACCGAGCACTTCGGGTCCGCCGAGAACTACCACCGGCTGGTGCAGGGGATGCTGGCCACGGGGACCCTGCTCGACGAGGGCATGATCTATTTCGACGCCCGGCTGTCGCGGCACTACCCGACGGTGGAGGTGCGCGTGCCGGACGTCTGCCTGGAGGCGGACGACACCGTGCTCATCGCGGCGCTGGTGCGGGCGCTGGTGGAGACGGCCGCCCGGGAGTGGGCCGAGGGCGGCCCGGCGGACGACACGGGTGTCGGGCTGCTGCGGCTGGCGTCGTGGCGGGCGGCACGGTCGGGGCTGTGCGGGGAGCTGGTCGATCCGTCGACCCTGACGCCGGCATCGGCGGAGACGGTCGTACGGGCGCTGCTGACGCACGTGTCGGAGGCGCTGCGGGACAGCGGGGACATGGAGCTGGTCAAGGAGCACCTGGAGGTGTTGCTGGAGAGGGGGAACGGGGCGCACGTGCAGCGGGAGCTTCTGCGGAGGACGGGGAGCCTGAGGGGCGTGGTCGAAGAATGCGCCCGCCGCACCGTGGCCTGA